The nucleotide window ACCCCCATCGCCCGCCGATACTTCTCAACGCGCTCCAGATCCTCCCAGGACGGTTGGGCAATCCGCGACAAGTCGCTGTTCTCTTCCAGATCCGCCAGCTTCACCATCCGCCCGATCGGGTTCTGCGCCGCGCGCTCAACGAACGCTTCGTAGGACTCGCCCGGCACCTTGGTCACCGACGCAATCGCCGTCAGCACCGCTTCGCTGAAGCCTTCCTTGCGCAGATCGTCGAGGCTGATGCCGCAGTCCTCG belongs to Pseudomonas sp. B21-015 and includes:
- a CDS encoding HD domain-containing protein yields the protein MSQTLERAIAIAAAAHEGQVDKGGAPYILHPLKVMLRVNTLEERIVAVLHDVVEDCGISLDDLRKEGFSEAVLTAIASVTKVPGESYEAFVERAAQNPIGRMVKLADLEENSDLSRIAQPSWEDLERVEKYRRAMGVLRS